A section of the Festucalex cinctus isolate MCC-2025b chromosome 7, RoL_Fcin_1.0, whole genome shotgun sequence genome encodes:
- the LOC144022294 gene encoding cornifelin homolog isoform X1, whose protein sequence is MWQDSDSEPVAQMSNPVVTSQPGAGGYGTNVQTGQWSTGLCSCCSDLLICAFGCLCPSVLACYTADKYGENCCLGCVPGGLTAMRTHMRLTYGIQGTICNDALMSFFCGICEVCRMAREIRIRNGETTP, encoded by the exons ATGTGGCAGGATTCAGAttcag AACCTGTGGCCCAAATGTCAAACCCAGTGGTAACCAGTCAACCGGGCGCCGGCGGCTATGGCACCAACGTCCAAACGGGACAGTGGAGCACGGGCCTCTGCTCCTGCTGCAGTGATTTATTGATTT GTGCATTCGGCTGCCTCTGCCCATCCGTCCTGGCCTGCTACACGGCGGACAAATATGGGGAAAACTGCTGCTTGGGCTGCGTGCCGGGCGGCTTGACAGCTATGAGAACCCACATGAGGCTCACGTACGGCATCCAG GGGACAATTTGCAACGACGCCCTCATGTCCTTTTTCTGCGGCATCTGTGAGGTCTGCAGAATGGCCAGAGAGATTCGCATCCGGAATGGAGAAACTACACCGTAA
- the csf3r gene encoding granulocyte colony-stimulating factor receptor isoform X1, which yields MAAAWMLVLVMLAAVNGAEFEHDRGPCSFVHASSSVVIMDSPVTATCVINDDCPALAGHEVEWRLGDRVLPGVVRTANGSSSAYRVVIPSFNHSRATLTCRLRDTPSQVIGGVVIRAGYPPSMPQNLSCQANLSTHESLTCNWEASLPDSHLPTNYTLHTHIRDLKWSHTYKVPPGVRSYAIPRSGFVLFSEMEIYVKAVNPLGETSSARLALEPVSSAKFDPPKIVKLLALGLGCLMLKWDFAPNQDWMKEFVTLEVRLKTEASSLWNEQPMTFQILAQAKPTRAVHRCGLLHATQYVVQVRVRYQKSPWSEWSSSQSAVTMETAPTGALDTWMRVTGNLLHNQLKMLLFWKPSERFRANSRNVSFVVSVQKALSKRAILCATAGNHCTFHVPKKAKKVYVIALNAAGKSNPTPVRIYHPIAGEVMSDVSATSAGNSSLLVRWGNMASPTLIDYIVEWRPLLNNDLSLVHFETARRNLSSLVITGSFEPYKPYGISVYPRFKEGIGPPRTVNAYTLQKAPDVVPGINIKKNWQYHVELTWDEIPFANRNGIIQSYKLFYWDETKRVHVATGDLEERKVVLTGLSSLSAYVAVLMVSTQGGSRNGSMVHIDIKEKDAVIAIIIVVATCTCLCFLIIFIGKTCSSKHNWLKVRFWPNVPDPANSSINSWTSESTQDFRASWDFEEPNPIYLSHLSFLEIPQKSNKKEDVKAWLNNVEDTSELGESICGSPFIPGFSSSNSDSVPYSTVIFPAPHPHEYLRSESTQPLLESEEFQSPKRYQNVGASEDTQCFFGPCGPEEEANATAIQWEDFPFLSTLAMNDNQ from the exons ATGGCGGCCGCGTGGATGTTGGTGCTTGTCATGCTGGCGGCAGTCAACGGGGCGGAATTCG AGCATGACAGGGGACCGTGCAGTTTTGTCCACGCGTCCAGCTCGGTGGTGATCATGGACTCGCCCGTCACGGCCACCTGCGTCATCAACGACGACTGCCCCGCGCTCGCCGGACACGAAGTCGAATGGCGACTTGGTGATCGGGTCCTTCCCGGCGTGGTTCGCACAGCCAATGGGAGCAGCAGCGCGTACCGAGTGGTGATCCCCTCTTTCAACCACAGCCGGGCCACCCTCACCTGTCGACTCCGAGATACGCCAAGCCAAGTCATTGGAGGGGTGGTCATCCGAGCTGGAT ATCCCCCTTCAATGCCACAGAACCTGAGCTGTCAGGCCAACCTCTCCACCCATGAAAGCCTGACCTGTAATTGGGAAGCGAGCCTGCCGGACTCCCACCTACCCACGAATTATACCCTCCACACGCACATACG GGATTTAAAATGGAGCCACACATACAAGGTTCCGCCGGGGGTCCGCAGCTATGCCATCCCTCGCTCCGGCTTCGTCCTCTTCTCAGAAATGGAAATATACGTGAAGGCTGTGAATCCGTTAGGAGAGACGAGCTCAGCGCGCCTCGCTTTGGAACCTGTCAGCTCAG CTAAATTTGACCCGCCGAAGATTGTGAAGCTACTAGCGTTGGGTCTCGGCTGCCTCATGCTAAAATGGGACTTTGCCCCGAACCAGGACTGGATGAAGGAATTTGTCACTCTTGAAGTCCGACTCAAGACGGAGGCGAGCAGCTTGTGGAACGAGCAACCA ATGACGTTTCAGATCCTGGCCCAGGCGAAGCCCACGAGGGCTGTGCACCGGTGTGGCCTGCTGCACGCGACACAGTACGTTGTCCAGGTCAGAGTCAGATACCAGAAAAGCCCCTGGAGTGAATGGAGCAGCAGCCAATCTGCAGTCACCATGGAGACTG CGCCCACTGGAGCCCTCGACACATGGATGAGAGTTACTGGGAATCTCCTGCACAACCAACTCAAAATGCTCTTGTTTTGGAAG CCGTCAGAACGATTCCGAGCCAACAGCCGGAACGTGTCTTTTGTGGTCTCTGTGCAAAAAGCATTGAGTAAGAGGGCGATACTGTGCGCCACGGCCGGGAATCACTGCACCTTCCATGTTCCCAAGAAAGCCAAGAAAGTGTATGTCATCGCCCTGAACGCAGCGGGGAAGTCCAACCCTACGCCAGTCCGAATCTACCATCCCATAG CTGGCGAGGTGATGTCGGATGTTAGCGCCACGTCTGCTGGTAACAGTTCCCTGCTGGTCCGGTGGGGAAACATGGCTTCACCCACGCTCATTGATTACATAGTGGAATGGAGACCTCTGTTAAACAACGACCTGTCGCTTGTTCACTTTGAGACTGCAAGGCGGAATCTTTCGAGTCTTGTCATAACAG GCAGCTTTGAGCCGTACAAGCCCTACGGGATCTCCGTCTATCCCAGATTTAAGGAGGGCATCGGCCCGCCCCGGACTGTTAATGCCTACACGCTGCAAAAGG CTCCAGATGTGGTTCCAGgcataaatattaaaaagaatTGGCAGTACCATGTGGAACTCACCTGGGATGAAATACCTTTCGCCAATCGGAACGGGATCATTCAAAGCTACAAATTGTTTTACTGGGATGAGACAAAAAGAGTACACG TGGCAACAGGAGATCTGGAAGAGCGTAAAGTGGTCCTGACGGGCCTCAGCTCCTTGTCTGCTTACGTTGCCGTGTTGATGGTTAGCACGCAAGGCGGAAGTCGGAACGGGTCCATGGTTCATATTGACATCAAAGAAAAGG ATGCTGTCATTGCCATAATAATTGTGGTGGCCACTTGtacttgtttgtgttttttgatcatttttattGGCAAGACTTGTTCATCCAAACATAATTG GTTGAAAGTCCGTTTTTGGCCCAATGTTCCAGATCCGGCAAACAGCAGCATCAATAGTTGGACCTCTGAATCCACACAG gacTTCAGAGCTTCGTGGGACTTTGAGGAGCCAAATCCGATATATCTGTCCCACCTGAGCTTCCTGGAGATTCCCCAGAAGTCCAATAAGAAAGAAGATGTCAAAGCTTGGCTGAACAATGTGGAGGACACCAGCGAACTGGGAGAGTCCATCTGCGGTTCCCCTTTCATCCCCGGCTTCTCCTCGTCCAACAGCGACTCGGTGCCCTACTCCACCGTCATCTTCCCCGCCCCGCACCCTCACGAGTACCTGCGCTCCGAGTCCACGCAGCCCCTCCTGGAGTCGGAGGAGTTTCAGAGTCCCAAGCGTTACCAGAACGTGGGCGCTTCCGAAGACACGCAGTGCTTTTTTGGACCGTGCGGGCCCGAAGAGGAGGCCAACGCGACCGCCATCCAGTGGGAGGATTTTCCTTTTCTCAGCACGTTAGCCATGAATGACAATCAGTGA
- the csf3r gene encoding granulocyte colony-stimulating factor receptor isoform X2 — translation MAAAWMLVLVMLAAVNGAEFEHDRGPCSFVHASSSVVIMDSPVTATCVINDDCPALAGHEVEWRLGDRVLPGVVRTANGSSSAYRVVIPSFNHSRATLTCRLRDTPSQVIGGVVIRAGYPPSMPQNLSCQANLSTHESLTCNWEASLPDSHLPTNYTLHTHIRDLKWSHTYKVPPGVRSYAIPRSGFVLFSEMEIYVKAVNPLGETSSARLALEPVSSAKFDPPKIVKLLALGLGCLMLKWDFAPNQDWMKEFVTLEVRLKTEASSLWNEQPILAQAKPTRAVHRCGLLHATQYVVQVRVRYQKSPWSEWSSSQSAVTMETAPTGALDTWMRVTGNLLHNQLKMLLFWKPSERFRANSRNVSFVVSVQKALSKRAILCATAGNHCTFHVPKKAKKVYVIALNAAGKSNPTPVRIYHPIAGEVMSDVSATSAGNSSLLVRWGNMASPTLIDYIVEWRPLLNNDLSLVHFETARRNLSSLVITGSFEPYKPYGISVYPRFKEGIGPPRTVNAYTLQKAPDVVPGINIKKNWQYHVELTWDEIPFANRNGIIQSYKLFYWDETKRVHVATGDLEERKVVLTGLSSLSAYVAVLMVSTQGGSRNGSMVHIDIKEKDAVIAIIIVVATCTCLCFLIIFIGKTCSSKHNWLKVRFWPNVPDPANSSINSWTSESTQDFRASWDFEEPNPIYLSHLSFLEIPQKSNKKEDVKAWLNNVEDTSELGESICGSPFIPGFSSSNSDSVPYSTVIFPAPHPHEYLRSESTQPLLESEEFQSPKRYQNVGASEDTQCFFGPCGPEEEANATAIQWEDFPFLSTLAMNDNQ, via the exons ATGGCGGCCGCGTGGATGTTGGTGCTTGTCATGCTGGCGGCAGTCAACGGGGCGGAATTCG AGCATGACAGGGGACCGTGCAGTTTTGTCCACGCGTCCAGCTCGGTGGTGATCATGGACTCGCCCGTCACGGCCACCTGCGTCATCAACGACGACTGCCCCGCGCTCGCCGGACACGAAGTCGAATGGCGACTTGGTGATCGGGTCCTTCCCGGCGTGGTTCGCACAGCCAATGGGAGCAGCAGCGCGTACCGAGTGGTGATCCCCTCTTTCAACCACAGCCGGGCCACCCTCACCTGTCGACTCCGAGATACGCCAAGCCAAGTCATTGGAGGGGTGGTCATCCGAGCTGGAT ATCCCCCTTCAATGCCACAGAACCTGAGCTGTCAGGCCAACCTCTCCACCCATGAAAGCCTGACCTGTAATTGGGAAGCGAGCCTGCCGGACTCCCACCTACCCACGAATTATACCCTCCACACGCACATACG GGATTTAAAATGGAGCCACACATACAAGGTTCCGCCGGGGGTCCGCAGCTATGCCATCCCTCGCTCCGGCTTCGTCCTCTTCTCAGAAATGGAAATATACGTGAAGGCTGTGAATCCGTTAGGAGAGACGAGCTCAGCGCGCCTCGCTTTGGAACCTGTCAGCTCAG CTAAATTTGACCCGCCGAAGATTGTGAAGCTACTAGCGTTGGGTCTCGGCTGCCTCATGCTAAAATGGGACTTTGCCCCGAACCAGGACTGGATGAAGGAATTTGTCACTCTTGAAGTCCGACTCAAGACGGAGGCGAGCAGCTTGTGGAACGAGCAACCA ATCCTGGCCCAGGCGAAGCCCACGAGGGCTGTGCACCGGTGTGGCCTGCTGCACGCGACACAGTACGTTGTCCAGGTCAGAGTCAGATACCAGAAAAGCCCCTGGAGTGAATGGAGCAGCAGCCAATCTGCAGTCACCATGGAGACTG CGCCCACTGGAGCCCTCGACACATGGATGAGAGTTACTGGGAATCTCCTGCACAACCAACTCAAAATGCTCTTGTTTTGGAAG CCGTCAGAACGATTCCGAGCCAACAGCCGGAACGTGTCTTTTGTGGTCTCTGTGCAAAAAGCATTGAGTAAGAGGGCGATACTGTGCGCCACGGCCGGGAATCACTGCACCTTCCATGTTCCCAAGAAAGCCAAGAAAGTGTATGTCATCGCCCTGAACGCAGCGGGGAAGTCCAACCCTACGCCAGTCCGAATCTACCATCCCATAG CTGGCGAGGTGATGTCGGATGTTAGCGCCACGTCTGCTGGTAACAGTTCCCTGCTGGTCCGGTGGGGAAACATGGCTTCACCCACGCTCATTGATTACATAGTGGAATGGAGACCTCTGTTAAACAACGACCTGTCGCTTGTTCACTTTGAGACTGCAAGGCGGAATCTTTCGAGTCTTGTCATAACAG GCAGCTTTGAGCCGTACAAGCCCTACGGGATCTCCGTCTATCCCAGATTTAAGGAGGGCATCGGCCCGCCCCGGACTGTTAATGCCTACACGCTGCAAAAGG CTCCAGATGTGGTTCCAGgcataaatattaaaaagaatTGGCAGTACCATGTGGAACTCACCTGGGATGAAATACCTTTCGCCAATCGGAACGGGATCATTCAAAGCTACAAATTGTTTTACTGGGATGAGACAAAAAGAGTACACG TGGCAACAGGAGATCTGGAAGAGCGTAAAGTGGTCCTGACGGGCCTCAGCTCCTTGTCTGCTTACGTTGCCGTGTTGATGGTTAGCACGCAAGGCGGAAGTCGGAACGGGTCCATGGTTCATATTGACATCAAAGAAAAGG ATGCTGTCATTGCCATAATAATTGTGGTGGCCACTTGtacttgtttgtgttttttgatcatttttattGGCAAGACTTGTTCATCCAAACATAATTG GTTGAAAGTCCGTTTTTGGCCCAATGTTCCAGATCCGGCAAACAGCAGCATCAATAGTTGGACCTCTGAATCCACACAG gacTTCAGAGCTTCGTGGGACTTTGAGGAGCCAAATCCGATATATCTGTCCCACCTGAGCTTCCTGGAGATTCCCCAGAAGTCCAATAAGAAAGAAGATGTCAAAGCTTGGCTGAACAATGTGGAGGACACCAGCGAACTGGGAGAGTCCATCTGCGGTTCCCCTTTCATCCCCGGCTTCTCCTCGTCCAACAGCGACTCGGTGCCCTACTCCACCGTCATCTTCCCCGCCCCGCACCCTCACGAGTACCTGCGCTCCGAGTCCACGCAGCCCCTCCTGGAGTCGGAGGAGTTTCAGAGTCCCAAGCGTTACCAGAACGTGGGCGCTTCCGAAGACACGCAGTGCTTTTTTGGACCGTGCGGGCCCGAAGAGGAGGCCAACGCGACCGCCATCCAGTGGGAGGATTTTCCTTTTCTCAGCACGTTAGCCATGAATGACAATCAGTGA
- the oscp1b gene encoding protein OSCP1 isoform X2 has translation MASRTLPLLFINLGGEMLYILDQRLRAQNIPPDKAKKVMNDIITTMFNKKFLEELFKPQELYSKKALRTVFDRLAHASIMRLNQASMDKLYDLMTMAFKYQVLLCPRPRDLLLVSFNHMDAIKEFVKDTPCILGQVDETYQQLIEMYIPLPSGELQLIRQTLLIFFQDMHIRVSIFLKDKVQNSNGRFVLPISGPVPYGTQIPSIIRIYSCTGEETSRVQFNNGGNYTAALCEGSFELFGDRVTKLGTNMYSVCRPVETHMSGTSKHSTQHTKVNLAPNPLAKEELNLLAKLMGGLEVQRAGNAECGFRVNLFATDEEEEEAFMSRPDELSYGFINIQATKDQSANAELAKIMGEFSESRESPDQSPSASSKGDDLLAMMDGL, from the exons ATGGCGTCGAGGACTCTCCCGCTGCTCTTCATCAATCTCGGCGGAGAAATGCTTTATATTCTAGACCAGCGGCTACGAGCACAAAATATCCCCCCCGACAAGGCTAAGAAAG TCATGAATGACATAATCACCACCATGTTCAACAAGAAGTTCCTGGAGGAGCTTTTCAAGCCACAGGAGCTGTATTCCAAGAAAGCGCTGCGCACCGTATTCGACAGATTGGCCCACGCCTCCATCATGAGGCTCAATCAAGCGAGCATGGACAAG CTGTACGACTTGATGACCATGGCCTTCAAGTACCAGGTTCTCCTTTGCCCTCGGCCCCGCGACCTCCTCCTGGTCTCCTTCAACCACATGGACGCCATCAAGGAGTTTGTCAAGGACACACCTTGCATTTTGGGTCAGGTGGACGAGACGTATCAACAGCTCATCGAG ATGTATATTCCATTGCCAAGCGGTGAATTGCAGCTAATTAGACAAACTCTTCTTATCTTCTTTCAGGACATGCACATAAGG GTATCCATTTTCCTTAAGGATAAAGTGCAAAACTCCAATGGTCGATTTGTGCTGCCCATCAGCGGTCCTGTGCCCTACGGGACACAAATTCCCAGCATTATAAG GATTTACAGCTGCACTGGCGAGGAAACGAGCAGGGTGCAGTTCAATAATGGCGGAAACTACACTGCTGCACTCTGCGAAGGATCCTTTGAGCTTTTCGGCGACAGGGTGACCAAACTTGGCACTAACAT GTACAGCGTGTGCCGGCCGGTGGAAACTCACATGTCGGGAACCTCCAAACATTCAACTCAGCACACTaag GTCAACCTGGCTCCCAACCCTCTGGCAAAAGAGGAGCTCAACCTCTTAGCCAAACTGATGGGAGGCTTGGAAGTCCAAAGGGCTGGGAATGCAGAGTGTGGCTTCCGGGTGAACTTGTTCGCAACCGATGAGGAGGAAGA agAGGCATTCATGTCCAGACCGGATGAGCTGTCGTATGGATTTATAAACATCCAAGCTACAAAG GACCAATCTGCCAACGCCGAGCTGGCCAAGATCATGGGTGAGTTCAGTGAGTCTCGGGAGTCGCCCGATCAATCCCCGAGTGCCAGCAGCAAAGGAGATGACCTCCTGGCCATGATGGACGGTCTGTGA
- the LOC144022294 gene encoding cornifelin homolog isoform X2 — protein MSNPVVTSQPGAGGYGTNVQTGQWSTGLCSCCSDLLICAFGCLCPSVLACYTADKYGENCCLGCVPGGLTAMRTHMRLTYGIQGTICNDALMSFFCGICEVCRMAREIRIRNGETTP, from the exons ATGTCAAACCCAGTGGTAACCAGTCAACCGGGCGCCGGCGGCTATGGCACCAACGTCCAAACGGGACAGTGGAGCACGGGCCTCTGCTCCTGCTGCAGTGATTTATTGATTT GTGCATTCGGCTGCCTCTGCCCATCCGTCCTGGCCTGCTACACGGCGGACAAATATGGGGAAAACTGCTGCTTGGGCTGCGTGCCGGGCGGCTTGACAGCTATGAGAACCCACATGAGGCTCACGTACGGCATCCAG GGGACAATTTGCAACGACGCCCTCATGTCCTTTTTCTGCGGCATCTGTGAGGTCTGCAGAATGGCCAGAGAGATTCGCATCCGGAATGGAGAAACTACACCGTAA
- the mrps15 gene encoding small ribosomal subunit protein uS15m, whose product MFSNIALRAVLKYSVGALREGVATPWTCCSALLSGTRFSGASGSFALPAPVRHYARTVKKKVAGPESQLNDLPPTMLKLDYAAVPLAQTTDDVVQRLLSLELASHSEKLALKKEQLIAMVQREESDRNSVEVKVAILTSRIRNFQEHLHKHHKDKANKRRMLMAIDKRKKLLKNLRLERYEAFENVCQQLGITYTFPPEYYRRATRRWLAKKAFCIKVFEEVQKKKKAEKLKLKQSAEAAKMQTTSP is encoded by the exons ATGTTTTCGAATATAGCTCTAAGGGCCGTTCTAAAGTATTCGGTGGGAGCTTTGAGGGAAGGCGTCGCCACTCCATGGACGTGCTGTTCGGCGTTGCTGTCGGGAACCCGATTCAGCGGCG CGTCAGGAAGCTTTGCACTTCCAGCGCCAGTCCGACATTATGCCCGCACTGTGAAGAAAAAGGTTGCAG GTCCTGAGAGCCAACTCAATGACCTCCCTCCGACCATGCTAAAACTAGATTACGCCGCCGTGCCACTTGCTCAAAC GACAGACGATGTTGTGCAAAGACTTCTTTCGCTGGAGTTGGCGAGTCAT AGTGAAAAGCTGGCACTGAAAAAGGAGCAGCTGATTGCCATGGTGCAGCGAGAGGAGAGCGACCGCAACTCAGTGGAAGTTAAAG TGGCCATTTTGACGTCGAGGATCCGCAACTTTCAGGAGCACTTGCACAAACATCACAAG GACAAAGCCAACAAGAGACGCATGCTGATGGCGATCGacaagaggaaaaagttgctgaaGAACCTGCGGCTGGAGCGCTACGAAGCCTTTGAAAATGTGTGCCAGCAGCTGGGCATCACTTACACCTTCCCGCCAGAGTACTACAGGAGGGCCACGCGACGCTGGCTGGCCAAGAAGGCCTTCTGCATCAAG GTCTTTGAGGAggtgcagaagaagaagaaagccgaGAAGCTGAAACTGAAGCAGAGCGCGGAAGCGGCTAAGATGCAAACGACGAGTCCGTAG
- the oscp1b gene encoding protein OSCP1 isoform X1: MASRTLPLLFINLGGEMLYILDQRLRAQNIPPDKAKKVMNDIITTMFNKKFLEELFKPQELYSKKALRTVFDRLAHASIMRLNQASMDKLYDLMTMAFKYQVLLCPRPRDLLLVSFNHMDAIKEFVKDTPCILGQVDETYQQLIEVHQHFVRWECGLFSIEANAVSSFQMYIPLPSGELQLIRQTLLIFFQDMHIRVSIFLKDKVQNSNGRFVLPISGPVPYGTQIPSIIRIYSCTGEETSRVQFNNGGNYTAALCEGSFELFGDRVTKLGTNMYSVCRPVETHMSGTSKHSTQHTKVNLAPNPLAKEELNLLAKLMGGLEVQRAGNAECGFRVNLFATDEEEEEAFMSRPDELSYGFINIQATKDQSANAELAKIMGEFSESRESPDQSPSASSKGDDLLAMMDGL, from the exons ATGGCGTCGAGGACTCTCCCGCTGCTCTTCATCAATCTCGGCGGAGAAATGCTTTATATTCTAGACCAGCGGCTACGAGCACAAAATATCCCCCCCGACAAGGCTAAGAAAG TCATGAATGACATAATCACCACCATGTTCAACAAGAAGTTCCTGGAGGAGCTTTTCAAGCCACAGGAGCTGTATTCCAAGAAAGCGCTGCGCACCGTATTCGACAGATTGGCCCACGCCTCCATCATGAGGCTCAATCAAGCGAGCATGGACAAG CTGTACGACTTGATGACCATGGCCTTCAAGTACCAGGTTCTCCTTTGCCCTCGGCCCCGCGACCTCCTCCTGGTCTCCTTCAACCACATGGACGCCATCAAGGAGTTTGTCAAGGACACACCTTGCATTTTGGGTCAGGTGGACGAGACGTATCAACAGCTCATCGAGGTGCACCAACACTTTGTACGGTGGGAATGTGGATTGTTTTCAATTGAAGCGAATGCCGTTTCTTCTTTTCAGATGTATATTCCATTGCCAAGCGGTGAATTGCAGCTAATTAGACAAACTCTTCTTATCTTCTTTCAGGACATGCACATAAGG GTATCCATTTTCCTTAAGGATAAAGTGCAAAACTCCAATGGTCGATTTGTGCTGCCCATCAGCGGTCCTGTGCCCTACGGGACACAAATTCCCAGCATTATAAG GATTTACAGCTGCACTGGCGAGGAAACGAGCAGGGTGCAGTTCAATAATGGCGGAAACTACACTGCTGCACTCTGCGAAGGATCCTTTGAGCTTTTCGGCGACAGGGTGACCAAACTTGGCACTAACAT GTACAGCGTGTGCCGGCCGGTGGAAACTCACATGTCGGGAACCTCCAAACATTCAACTCAGCACACTaag GTCAACCTGGCTCCCAACCCTCTGGCAAAAGAGGAGCTCAACCTCTTAGCCAAACTGATGGGAGGCTTGGAAGTCCAAAGGGCTGGGAATGCAGAGTGTGGCTTCCGGGTGAACTTGTTCGCAACCGATGAGGAGGAAGA agAGGCATTCATGTCCAGACCGGATGAGCTGTCGTATGGATTTATAAACATCCAAGCTACAAAG GACCAATCTGCCAACGCCGAGCTGGCCAAGATCATGGGTGAGTTCAGTGAGTCTCGGGAGTCGCCCGATCAATCCCCGAGTGCCAGCAGCAAAGGAGATGACCTCCTGGCCATGATGGACGGTCTGTGA